One segment of Panicum virgatum strain AP13 chromosome 3K, P.virgatum_v5, whole genome shotgun sequence DNA contains the following:
- the LOC120700844 gene encoding uncharacterized protein LOC120700844 — translation MCGALNVTYPFWIGGVQPPLDCGFPAAFRLTCDAEAGRAYLTRTSSGHLYRVEGIYYNNNSLAVAVETTFAGDGTCDIPGFNVFSSLAFNISDTNENLVFVYDCAVPPS, via the coding sequence ATGTGCGGGGCCCTGAACGTAACGTACCCGTTCTGGATCGGCGGCGTGCAGCCGCCGCTTGACTGCGGCTTCCCGGCGGCCTTCCGGCTGACGTGCGACGCCGAAGCTGGCCGCGCGTACCTCACCAGGACATCCAGCGGCCACCTGTACCGCGTCGAGGGCATATACTACAACAACAACTCGCTGGCGGTGGCCGTCGAGACCACCTTCGCCGGCGACGGGACGTGCGACATCCCCGGCTTCAACGTGTTCTCCAGCCTCGCGTTCAACATCAGCGACACAAATGAGAACCTCGTCTTCGTCTACGATTGTGCGGTGCCTCCTAGCTAG
- the LOC120700845 gene encoding PR5-like receptor kinase, translating into MSIAASLILPCPNTVSWIYTYSLNYKRNTYSLSISKKVKYSEITKITYSLNNKLGEGGYGAVFKGKLHDDHLVAVKFLHGSKGNGEEFVNEVMSIGRTSHVNIVSLFGFCLEGSKRALIYEYMPNSSLDKYIYSENPKGILGWDKLYKIAIGIARGLEYLHHSCNTRIVHFDIKPQNILIDQDYCPKIADFGLGKLCQTKESKLSMAGARGTVGFIAPKVHSRTFRVVSTKSDVYGYGMMLLEMVGGRKNAKSVAPKSSEKYFPHWIYDHFGQDDGLLACEVTHEDEGIAKKILPMLSMK; encoded by the exons ATGTCCATAGCTGCAAGCTTAATCCTACCAT GCCCTAATACTGTCTCATGGATATATACATATTCCCTTAATTATAAGAGAAATACATATTCCCTTTCGATCTCCAAGAAGGTCAAGTACTCAGAAATAACAAAGATTACATATTCCCTTAATAATAAGCTTGGGGAAGGTGGTTATGGTGCTGTTTTCAAAGGAAAGCTACATGAtgatcatcttgttgctgtgAAATTCTTACATGGCTCCAAAGGAAACGGGGAGGAGTTTGTGAATGAGGTTATGAGCATTGGCAGGACCTCTCATGTTAATATTGTTAGCTTATTTGGATTCTGTTTGGAGGGCTCTAAACGAGCCTTAATCTATGAGTACATGCCCAATAGTTCTTTGGACAAGTACATATACTCGGAGAATCCTAAAGGAATTTTAGGATGGGATAAACTCTATAAAATAGCGATAGGGATTGCACGAGGGTTAGAATACTTGCACCATAGTTGTAATACACGCATCGTCCATTTCGACATCAAGCCTCAAAATATCCTTATAGATCAGGACTATTGCCCGAAAATTGCTGATTTCGGTTTGGGCAAATTATGTCAAACCAAAGAGAGCAAGCTTTCAATGGCAGGTGCTAGAGGAACAGTTGGGTTCATAGCTCCAAAAGTGCACTCTCGAACTTTCAGAGTTGTTTCAACAAAATCGGATGTTTATGGTTACGGAATGATGCTGCTAGAGATGGTTGGAGGCAGGAAAAATGCAAAATCAGTGgctccaaagtcaagtgaaAAGTATTTTCCACACTGGATTTATGACCACTTTGGTCAGGATGATGGATTACTGGCTTGTGAAGTCACACATGAAGATGAGGGAATCGCTAAAAAAATACTACCTATGCTTTCAATGAAGTAG
- the LOC120700847 gene encoding LEAF RUST 10 DISEASE-RESISTANCE LOCUS RECEPTOR-LIKE PROTEIN KINASE-like 1.2 — protein sequence MHPALPILPLLASCLLLLLLHRAHADCEPATCGSLTLRYPFWLGVSGSNHTSSCGHPSFEVWCSDNGGVASVKGSSIHVQGIDYTNTSFIASHTRISGASGVCRTDFNVSVSVALSPFSIIRSNRALCFHYNCNSTQPSGPGSVNATSSCVAPIYAYLAGAYDYWDSPPAIATGGCTFTYVPVLGREAEAMTAANYSRLLKDGLVLEWQAAAIGDCAACSAGGGSAGMTTRRRRSTASAPTVVCARGQHAPVSQASTYWFNNQPL from the coding sequence ATGCATCCAGCCTTGCCAATCCTCCCGCTCTTAGCCTCCtgcttgctcctcctcctcctccaccgcgcgcACGCCGACTGCGAGCCGGCGACATGCGGGAGCCTCACGCTCAGATACCCATTCTGGCTCGGCGTCAGCGGCAGCAACCACACCTCATCCTGCGGCCACCCGTCGTTCGAAGTCTGGTGCAGCGACAACGGCGGCGTGGCCTCCGTGAAGGGCTCCTCCATCCATGTCCAGGGCATCGACTACACCAACACCTCCTTCATCGCCTCCCACACTAGGATCAGCGGCGCCAGCGGCGTGTGCCGCACCGACTTCAACGTGTCCGTCAGCGTCGCGCTGAGCCCGTTCTCGATCATCCGGAGCAACCGCGCCCTGTGCTTCCACTACAACTGCAACAGCACGCAGCCGAGCGGGCCCGGCTCCGTCAACGCCACATCCAGCTGCGTTGCCCCTATCTACGCGTACCTCGCCGGGGCCTACGACTACTGGGACAGCCCGCCGGCGATCGCGACGGGAGGGTGCACGTTCACGTACGTCCCGGTGCTGGGGCGGGAGGCCGAGGCCATGACGGCGGCCAACTACAGCCGGCTGCTGAAAGACGGGTTGGTGCTGGAGTGGCAGGCAGCCGCCATCGGCGACTGCGCCGcctgcagcgccggcggcgggagtgcCGGTATgacaacgcggcggcggcgttctacTGCCTCTGCCCCGACGGTAGTCTGCGCGCGGGGTCAACATGCGCCGGTGAGTCAGGCATCCACGTACTGGTTCAACAATCAGCCTCTGTGA